The following are encoded together in the Oncorhynchus kisutch isolate 150728-3 linkage group LG8, Okis_V2, whole genome shotgun sequence genome:
- the LOC109896027 gene encoding B-cell linker protein, translating into MTMSFFGKLKNLHSGPPTPPKMIENNAGYGGWPEDEFDEEDGDTYEVPPCERPALKVPSRHVEENVYLERTSERSNPVLPKRQAAAPPRPAMMAPMGKALKQQPQPEEFYIDPNTKKPPEVDRKEKPGKRSTPKKFASPPPPAEEDVYLDPNEGQEDSDDLYLEPTAACPPAPRGPMRMPLPPKTAAAPPPIPIKPPVPRAKSSSLLVNEAKTAPPPDIRRSMFPGKLPPPTLGIKPPLPASLKEPKPSPPPPPIVHSTAAVSPPGMKTTMQEKEWFAGNCDRKTAEDFLLQINKDGAFLIRHSSAQNARQPYTLAVLYRQKVYNIPIRFLEETRGYALGKEGKKNEEFFCSLQEIISHHKNNQLLLIDSKSQAKHTTHLTHPACP; encoded by the exons ATGACAATG AGTTTCTTTGGAAAATTAAAGAACCT ACACAGTGGGCCTCCAACTCCACCCAAAATGATAG AGAACAATGCGGGGTATGGTGGGTGGCCAGAAGATGAGTTT GATGAAGAGGATGGGGACACATATGAGGTGCCCCCCTGTGAGAGACCCGCATTGAAGGTTCCTTCCAGACATGTGGAGGAGAATGTCTATTTGG AGAGGACGTCAGAGCGGTCCAATCCTGTTCTCCCCAAAAGGCAGGCAGCTGCACCCCCAAGGCCAGCCATGATGGCGCCCATGGGCAAAGCATTG AAACAGCAGCCTCAACCTGAGGAGTTCTACATTGACCCCAACACCAAGAAAC cgcCTGAGGTAGATAGGAAGGAGAAGCCAGGGAAGAGGTCTACTCCTAAGAAGTTTGCCTCTCCCCCACCACCTGCAGAGGAAG ATGTCTACCTGGATCCTAATGAAGGACAG GAAGACAGTGATGACCTGTATCTAGAGCCCACAGCGG CTTGCCCCCCTGCTCCTCGTGGGCCCATGAGGATGCCCCTCCCACCCAAGACAGCAGCCGCCCCTCCCCCCATACCCAT aaAACCTCCAGTGCCCAGAGCCAAGTCT AGTTCTCTATTGGTGAATGAGGCAAAGACAG CTCCTCCCCCTGATATCAGGCGCTCCATGTTCCCTGGCAAACTGCCCCCACCCACCCTGGGCATCAAACCCCCCCTCCCTGCATCTCTAAAGGAACCCAAACCAAG ccctcctccccctcctattGTACACTCTACTGCAGCAG TTTCTCCCCCTGGTATGAAGACGACCATGCAG GAGAAAGAGTGGTTTGCTGGAAACTGCGATAGAAAGACTGCCGAGGACTTCTTACTGCAGATCAACAAG GACGGGGCATTCCTGATACGTCACAGTTCAGCCCAGAATGCCCGTCAGCCCTACACACTGGCTGTCCTATACAGACAGAAGGTCTATAACATCCCCATCCGCTTTCTGGAGGAGACGCGCGGCTACGCCCTCGGAAAGGAGGGCAAGAAGAACGAGGAG tTTTTCTGTAGTCTCCAGGAGATCATCTCTCACCACAAGAATAACCAACTGCTGCTGATCGATAGCAAGAGTCAGGCCAAGCACACCACACATCTCACTCACCCAGCTTGTCCATAA